From Streptomyces sp. TLI_235, a single genomic window includes:
- a CDS encoding translation elongation factor 1A (EF-1A/EF-Tu) — translation MAKAKFERTKPHVNIGTIGHIDHGKTTLTAAITKVLHDAYPEINPFTPFDQIDKAPEERQRGITISIAHVEYQTEARHYAHVDCPGHADYIKNMITGAAQMDGAILVVAATDGPMPQTKEHVLLARQVGVPYIVVALNKADMVDDEEILELVELEVRELLSEYEFPGDDLPVVRVSALKALEGDKEWGEKLLGLMAAVDEAIPTPARATELPFLMPIEDVFTITGRGTVVTGRIERGVLKVNETVDIIGIKTTKTTTTVTGIEMFRKLLDEGQAGENVGLLLRGIKREDVERGQVIIKPGSVTPHTDFEAQAYILSKDEGGRHTPFFNNYRPQFYFRTTDVTGVVTLPEGTEMVMPGDNTAMTVALIQPVAMEEGLKFAIREGGRTVGAGQVTKIVK, via the coding sequence GTGGCGAAGGCGAAGTTCGAGCGGACGAAGCCCCACGTCAACATCGGCACCATCGGTCACATCGACCACGGTAAGACCACGCTGACCGCGGCGATCACCAAGGTGCTGCACGACGCGTACCCGGAGATCAACCCCTTCACGCCGTTCGACCAGATCGACAAGGCGCCGGAGGAGCGTCAGCGCGGTATCACCATCTCGATCGCTCACGTCGAGTACCAGACCGAGGCGCGTCACTACGCCCACGTTGACTGCCCGGGTCACGCTGACTACATCAAGAACATGATCACCGGTGCGGCCCAGATGGACGGTGCGATCCTCGTCGTCGCCGCCACCGACGGCCCGATGCCGCAGACCAAGGAGCACGTCCTCCTGGCCCGCCAGGTCGGCGTCCCCTACATCGTCGTCGCCCTGAACAAGGCCGACATGGTGGACGACGAGGAGATCCTGGAGCTCGTCGAGCTCGAGGTCCGTGAGCTCCTCTCCGAGTACGAGTTCCCGGGCGACGACCTGCCGGTCGTGCGCGTCTCGGCGCTGAAGGCGCTCGAGGGCGACAAGGAGTGGGGCGAGAAGCTCCTCGGCCTCATGGCCGCCGTGGACGAGGCCATCCCGACCCCGGCCCGTGCCACCGAGCTCCCGTTCCTGATGCCGATCGAGGACGTCTTCACGATCACCGGTCGTGGCACCGTCGTCACCGGTCGCATCGAGCGTGGTGTCCTCAAGGTCAACGAGACCGTCGACATCATCGGCATCAAGACCACCAAGACCACCACCACGGTCACCGGTATCGAGATGTTCCGCAAGCTGCTCGACGAGGGCCAGGCCGGTGAGAACGTCGGTCTGCTCCTCCGTGGCATCAAGCGCGAGGACGTCGAGCGCGGCCAGGTCATCATCAAGCCGGGTTCGGTCACGCCGCACACCGACTTCGAGGCCCAGGCCTACATCCTGTCGAAGGACGAGGGTGGCCGCCACACCCCGTTCTTCAACAACTACCGCCCGCAGTTCTACTTCCGTACCACGGACGTGACCGGCGTCGTGACCCTCCCCGAGGGCACCGAGATGGTCATGCCGGGCGACAACACCGCCATGACCGTCGCGCTGATCCAGCCCGTCGCCATGGAGGAGGGCCTCAAGTTCGCCATCCGTGAGGGTGGCCGCACCGTCGGCGCCGGCCAGGTCACCAAGATCGTCAAGTGA
- a CDS encoding dTDP-4-dehydrorhamnose 3,5-epimerase → MKFRELTIEGAFEITPQLHGDRRGLFTEWYRFDRLAERVGHPLRLAQGNLSVSARGVVRGIHFADVPPGQAKYVTCVRGAVLDVVVDLRVGSPTFGRWEGVRLDDTDRRAVYVPEGLGHGFCALTDDATLSYLCSETFNPVGEHGVHPLDPDLGIEWPAEQPQLSARDAAAPSLAEALASGLLPSYDACTEYTAGL, encoded by the coding sequence GTGAAGTTCCGCGAGTTGACGATCGAAGGGGCCTTCGAGATCACCCCGCAGCTGCACGGCGACCGGCGCGGCCTGTTCACCGAGTGGTACCGCTTCGACCGGCTGGCCGAGCGCGTCGGGCACCCGCTCCGGCTCGCCCAGGGCAACCTCTCGGTGTCCGCCCGGGGCGTGGTGCGCGGCATCCACTTCGCGGACGTGCCGCCCGGCCAGGCCAAGTACGTGACCTGTGTGCGCGGCGCGGTGCTGGACGTGGTGGTCGACCTGCGGGTCGGCTCCCCCACCTTCGGCCGCTGGGAGGGCGTCCGCCTGGACGACACGGACCGCCGCGCGGTGTACGTGCCGGAGGGTCTGGGCCACGGCTTCTGCGCGCTGACCGACGACGCGACGCTCTCGTACCTGTGCTCGGAGACGTTCAACCCGGTCGGCGAGCACGGGGTGCACCCGCTGGATCCGGACCTGGGCATCGAGTGGCCGGCCGAGCAGCCGCAGCTCTCCGCCCGGGACGCCGCCGCACCCTCGCTGGCCGAGGCGCTGGCGAGCGGCCTGCTCCCCTCGTACGACGCGTGCACGGAGTACACCGCCGGGCTCTGA
- a CDS encoding glucose-1-phosphate thymidylyltransferase, with translation MRGILLAGGTGSRLWPLTRAVSKQLLPVFDKPMVYYPLSTLVMAGIDEILIVTTAEDQPQFHRLLGDGSQLGLRLEYAVQERPEGIAQAFVLGADFIGDEPVALILGDNIFHGSGLGTRLAQHGDPKGGLVFAYPVADPSAYGVVEFDADGRVLSIEEKPAVPKSRYAVPGLYFYDNRVVEIARGLEPSDRGELEITAVNDAYLRAGELQVTRLDRGTAWLDTGTFVSMVQASEFVRVIEERQGFKIGCIEEACWRAGLIDGDRLRALAEPLLKSGYGQYLLDLLQEEKSR, from the coding sequence ATGCGTGGAATCCTCCTGGCCGGCGGTACCGGCTCCCGGCTGTGGCCGCTGACCCGGGCGGTCTCGAAACAGCTGCTCCCGGTCTTCGACAAGCCGATGGTCTACTACCCGCTCTCCACCCTGGTGATGGCGGGCATCGACGAGATCCTGATCGTCACCACGGCGGAGGACCAGCCGCAGTTCCACCGGCTGCTCGGCGACGGCTCGCAGCTGGGCCTGCGGCTGGAGTACGCGGTGCAGGAACGCCCGGAGGGCATCGCGCAGGCCTTCGTGCTCGGTGCGGACTTCATCGGCGACGAGCCGGTGGCGCTGATCCTCGGCGACAACATCTTCCACGGCAGCGGCCTCGGCACCCGGCTGGCGCAGCACGGCGACCCCAAGGGCGGGCTGGTCTTCGCCTACCCGGTGGCGGACCCGAGCGCGTACGGCGTGGTGGAGTTCGACGCGGACGGCCGGGTGCTGTCCATCGAGGAGAAGCCGGCCGTGCCGAAGTCCCGGTACGCGGTGCCGGGCCTGTACTTCTACGACAACCGGGTGGTGGAGATCGCCCGTGGTCTGGAGCCCAGCGACCGGGGCGAGTTGGAGATCACCGCGGTCAACGACGCCTATCTGCGGGCCGGTGAGCTCCAGGTGACCAGGCTCGACCGCGGCACGGCCTGGCTGGACACCGGGACCTTCGTGTCGATGGTGCAGGCCTCGGAGTTCGTCCGGGTCATCGAGGAACGCCAGGGCTTCAAGATCGGCTGTATCGAGGAGGCCTGCTGGCGGGCCGGGCTGATCGACGGCGACCGACTGCGCGCGCTCGCCGAGCCGTTGCTGAAGAGCGGGTACGGCCAGTACCTGCTGGACCTGTTGCAGGAGGAGAAGTCCCGGTGA
- a CDS encoding dTDP-glucose 4,6-dehydratase produces the protein MRILVTGGAGFIGSEFVRSQLAADASAEITVLDKLTYSGVEANLAPVADHPGYRFVRADICDEAAVDAAMAGHDAVVHFAAESHVDRSIEGAGPFVRTNVLGTQVLLDAARRHGVGRFVHVSTDEVYGSITEGSWTEDWPLAPNSPYSASKASSDLLALAYHRTHGMDVVVTRCSNNYGHHQFPEKVVPLFTTNLLDGRKVPLYGDGGNVRDWLHVSDHCHGIDLVLRGGRAGRVYNIGGGTEISNKELTALLLEAAGAGWDMVEHVEDRKGHDLRYSLDISRIREELGYEPRVSFADGLAATIAWYRENRAWWEPLKVRAALA, from the coding sequence ATGCGCATCCTGGTCACCGGCGGCGCCGGCTTCATCGGCTCCGAGTTCGTCCGCTCCCAGCTCGCCGCCGACGCCTCGGCCGAGATCACCGTCCTCGACAAGCTCACCTACTCGGGCGTCGAGGCCAACCTCGCCCCGGTCGCCGACCACCCCGGCTACCGCTTCGTCCGCGCCGACATCTGCGACGAGGCCGCGGTGGACGCCGCCATGGCCGGCCACGACGCGGTGGTGCACTTCGCCGCCGAGTCGCACGTCGACCGTTCGATCGAGGGCGCAGGCCCGTTCGTGCGCACCAACGTGCTCGGCACCCAGGTGCTGCTGGACGCGGCCCGCCGGCACGGCGTCGGCCGCTTCGTCCACGTCTCCACCGACGAGGTCTACGGCTCCATCACCGAGGGCTCCTGGACGGAGGACTGGCCGCTCGCGCCGAACTCCCCGTACTCGGCCTCCAAGGCCTCCTCCGACCTGCTCGCGCTGGCCTACCACCGCACCCACGGCATGGACGTGGTGGTCACCCGCTGCTCCAACAACTACGGGCACCACCAGTTCCCGGAGAAGGTCGTTCCGCTGTTCACCACCAACCTGCTCGACGGCAGGAAGGTGCCGCTGTACGGCGACGGCGGCAACGTCCGCGACTGGCTGCACGTCTCCGACCACTGCCACGGCATCGACCTGGTGCTGCGCGGCGGCCGCGCCGGCCGCGTCTACAACATCGGCGGCGGCACAGAGATCAGCAACAAGGAGCTCACCGCCCTGCTGCTGGAGGCCGCCGGCGCCGGCTGGGACATGGTCGAGCACGTCGAGGACCGGAAGGGCCACGACCTGCGCTACTCCCTCGACATCAGCCGCATCCGCGAGGAGCTCGGCTACGAGCCGCGGGTCTCCTTCGCCGACGGCCTCGCCGCCACCATCGCCTGGTACCGCGAGAACCGCGCCTGGTGGGAGCCGCTCAAGGTCCGGGCGGCCCTCGCATGA
- a CDS encoding dTDP-4-dehydrorhamnose reductase, with product MTRWLVTGAGGMLGRDLAEVLGAAGEHVTALDRAALDITDPRAVSAAVAGHDVVVNCAAWTDVDGAEAAEAAATAVNGTGPRHLALACRESGARLLQVSTDYVLPGDTDRPCPEDAPTGPVNAYGRAKLAGERAVLELLPDTGYVVRTAWLYGEYGPNFVATMLKLAAVRETVDVVDDQYGQPTWSYDLARQLHALGGRPAAPAGVYHGTAAGRTTWFGLARAAYRAAGLDPERVRPTTSAAFPRPAARPGYSVLGHDRWALAGLAPLPAWETSLAEALRRPAFRALTGPR from the coding sequence ATGACCCGCTGGCTGGTCACCGGCGCCGGCGGGATGCTCGGCCGCGACCTCGCCGAGGTCCTCGGCGCGGCCGGCGAGCACGTCACCGCGCTCGACCGCGCCGCGCTCGACATCACCGACCCCCGGGCCGTGAGCGCCGCCGTCGCGGGCCACGACGTGGTCGTCAACTGCGCCGCCTGGACGGACGTCGACGGCGCCGAGGCCGCCGAGGCCGCCGCCACCGCCGTTAACGGCACCGGCCCGCGCCACCTCGCCCTCGCCTGCCGCGAGAGCGGCGCCCGCCTGCTCCAGGTCTCCACCGACTACGTGCTGCCCGGCGACACCGACCGGCCCTGCCCGGAGGACGCCCCCACCGGGCCGGTCAACGCCTACGGCCGGGCCAAGCTCGCCGGCGAGCGGGCCGTCCTGGAGCTGCTGCCCGACACCGGCTACGTCGTCCGCACCGCCTGGCTGTACGGCGAGTACGGCCCCAACTTCGTCGCCACGATGCTGAAGCTCGCCGCCGTCCGGGAAACCGTCGACGTCGTCGACGACCAGTACGGCCAGCCCACCTGGTCGTACGACCTGGCCCGGCAACTGCACGCCCTCGGCGGCCGCCCAGCGGCCCCGGCCGGCGTCTACCACGGCACCGCCGCGGGCCGCACCACCTGGTTCGGCCTCGCCCGCGCCGCCTACCGGGCGGCCGGCCTCGACCCCGAGCGGGTCCGCCCCACCACCTCCGCCGCCTTCCCCCGGCCCGCCGCCCGCCCGGGCTACAGCGTGCTCGGCCACGACCGCTGGGCCCTCGCCGGCCTCGCCCCGCTGCCCGCCTGGGAGACCTCACTGGCCGAGGCCCTGCGGCGGCCGGCCTTCCGCGCCCTCACCGGACCGCGCTGA
- a CDS encoding glycosyltransferase involved in cell wall bisynthesis: MTEGRRVLIILPAWNEADGLPAVLGEIKRQLPEVDTLVVDDGSTDRTAEVAAAAGSAVARLPFNLGVGGAMRLGYRYAQQHGYDVAIQVDADGQHDPFYIPVLLERLTEADLVIGARFDGEGDYRVRGPRRWAMRLLSVVLSRITRTRLTDTTSGFRACNRPLIEFFARWYPVEYLGDTVESLVGAARCGFTVRQVPVAMRARTTGRPSASPLKALVYLARAGLVLLLAVIRRMPRHLRDYAPGSAYYRACTSRTALVADAEV; encoded by the coding sequence GTGACCGAGGGCCGCCGTGTCCTGATCATCCTGCCCGCCTGGAACGAGGCCGACGGCCTGCCCGCCGTCCTCGGCGAGATCAAGCGGCAGTTGCCCGAGGTCGACACCCTCGTCGTCGACGACGGCTCCACCGACCGCACCGCCGAGGTCGCCGCCGCGGCCGGCTCCGCCGTCGCCCGCCTGCCGTTCAACCTCGGTGTCGGCGGCGCCATGCGGCTCGGCTACCGGTACGCCCAGCAGCACGGCTACGACGTGGCGATCCAGGTCGACGCCGACGGCCAGCACGACCCGTTCTACATCCCCGTCCTGCTGGAGAGGCTCACCGAGGCCGACCTCGTCATCGGCGCCCGCTTCGACGGCGAGGGCGACTACCGGGTCCGCGGCCCCCGCCGCTGGGCGATGAGGCTGCTCTCCGTGGTGCTCTCCCGGATCACCCGCACCCGGCTCACCGACACCACCTCGGGCTTCCGCGCCTGCAACCGGCCGCTCATCGAGTTCTTCGCCCGCTGGTACCCCGTCGAGTACCTCGGCGACACCGTCGAGAGCCTGGTCGGCGCCGCCCGCTGCGGCTTCACCGTCCGCCAGGTCCCCGTCGCCATGCGGGCCCGCACCACCGGCCGGCCCAGCGCCTCCCCGCTCAAGGCCCTCGTGTACCTGGCACGCGCCGGCCTGGTGCTGCTCCTCGCCGTGATCCGCCGGATGCCCCGTCACCTGCGGGACTACGCGCCCGGCTCCGCGTACTACCGTGCCTGCACCAGCCGAACCGCCCTCGTGGCGGATGCCGAGGTCTGA
- a CDS encoding GT2 family glycosyltransferase, with translation MSRYEILLPYYGDVRLMQDAVRSVLAQSGDDWRLTVVDDGREPGVPEWFEALADPRVRYFRNERNLGVTGNFNHCVSLAEYEYLVLMGCDDLMHPNYLDVVRAAAEREPKAAMIQPGVEVIGSDGLPFDTLVDRTKRKIYAPKGPGRDLLGGEDLAVSLLRGNWLYFPSICWRTEAVERFGFRADLGVIQDLALVVDLLVAGESLATSPEVCFSYRRHAESESSAKAFTGSRFEEAKRFFRETADRLDAHGWHRAAKVSRLHLSSRLHALTLLPGAARHAGRPGVSAMLKHAAR, from the coding sequence GTGTCCCGCTACGAGATCCTGCTGCCGTACTACGGCGACGTCCGCCTCATGCAGGACGCGGTGCGCAGCGTCCTCGCCCAGAGCGGCGACGACTGGCGGCTCACCGTCGTCGACGACGGCCGCGAACCGGGCGTCCCCGAGTGGTTCGAGGCCCTCGCCGACCCGCGCGTGCGCTACTTCCGCAACGAGCGGAACCTCGGCGTCACCGGCAACTTCAACCACTGCGTCTCGCTCGCCGAGTACGAGTACCTGGTGCTGATGGGCTGCGACGACCTGATGCACCCGAACTACCTGGACGTCGTCCGGGCCGCGGCCGAACGCGAGCCCAAGGCCGCGATGATCCAGCCCGGCGTCGAGGTCATCGGCAGCGACGGCCTGCCCTTCGACACCCTCGTCGACCGGACCAAGCGGAAGATCTACGCCCCCAAGGGCCCCGGCCGCGACCTGCTCGGCGGCGAGGACCTGGCGGTCAGCCTGCTGCGCGGCAACTGGCTGTACTTCCCGTCGATCTGCTGGCGCACCGAGGCCGTCGAGCGGTTCGGCTTCCGCGCCGACCTCGGCGTCATCCAGGACCTCGCCCTGGTCGTGGACCTGCTCGTCGCGGGGGAGTCCCTGGCCACCAGCCCGGAGGTCTGCTTCAGCTACCGCCGGCACGCCGAGAGCGAGTCCTCCGCCAAGGCCTTCACCGGCAGCCGCTTCGAGGAGGCCAAGCGCTTCTTCCGGGAGACCGCCGACCGGCTCGACGCCCACGGCTGGCACCGCGCCGCCAAGGTCTCCCGCCTGCACCTGTCGTCCCGGCTGCACGCCCTCACCCTGCTGCCCGGCGCCGCCCGGCACGCCGGGCGCCCCGGCGTCTCCGCCATGCTCAAGCACGCGGCGCGCTGA
- a CDS encoding O-antigen/teichoic acid export membrane protein, protein MTPLARLARALPPGMAAVAAGTVILGAASYVHLAVAGHSLATVDMARVSVLWTIVMSIGMGLFFPLEQELTRIVAARAVHGEGARPVLRRAAVLATGLLTAVLGLLWIFARPIADRCFHGDRPMVWALGGAFAGLAVTYTTRGILAGLGRFTAYGTQLAVDGGLRIVLALLCAAAGLKSALAFSLVLTLAPLLACAVTLPTTLRASKPGAPTAWPDLVRGLGPLIGSTLLAQFVVNAAVLSTQLLAPGEVALVAALLNALVLARVPLFVFAALQASLLSGLAGADAAGDREGFLRMLRRACLVVTALSCLGGVPAVLAGPWLIRLLFAAPEVLTRADFLWLVLGTLCYLLAQVLGQALMVQHRHRAQLAGWLTGTAVLVAVTLLPGDIALRAVASFAAGTAATALVMLWTLVRRRGDRDVPSDRPGELLGSATR, encoded by the coding sequence ATGACCCCACTGGCCCGGCTCGCCCGCGCCCTGCCGCCCGGCATGGCCGCCGTGGCGGCCGGCACCGTGATCCTCGGCGCGGCCTCCTACGTCCACCTCGCGGTGGCGGGCCACAGCCTGGCGACGGTGGACATGGCGCGCGTCTCCGTGCTGTGGACGATCGTCATGTCCATCGGCATGGGGCTCTTCTTCCCGCTGGAGCAGGAACTCACCCGGATCGTCGCGGCCCGCGCCGTGCACGGCGAGGGCGCGCGGCCGGTGCTGCGGCGGGCGGCGGTACTCGCCACCGGGCTCCTCACCGCCGTGCTCGGCCTGCTCTGGATCTTCGCCCGGCCGATCGCCGACCGGTGCTTCCACGGCGACCGCCCGATGGTCTGGGCGCTCGGCGGCGCGTTCGCCGGCCTGGCCGTCACCTACACGACTCGCGGCATCCTCGCGGGACTCGGCCGGTTCACCGCGTACGGCACCCAGCTCGCCGTGGACGGCGGACTGCGGATCGTCCTCGCCCTGCTCTGCGCCGCCGCCGGACTGAAGTCGGCCCTCGCCTTCAGCCTGGTCCTCACCCTGGCCCCGCTGCTCGCCTGCGCCGTCACCCTGCCCACCACCCTGCGCGCCTCGAAACCGGGCGCGCCGACGGCCTGGCCGGACCTCGTCCGCGGCCTCGGCCCGCTGATCGGCTCCACCCTGCTCGCCCAGTTCGTGGTGAATGCCGCGGTGCTGAGCACCCAGCTGCTCGCCCCCGGCGAGGTCGCCCTGGTGGCGGCCCTGCTCAACGCCCTCGTCCTGGCCCGGGTGCCGCTCTTCGTGTTCGCGGCCCTGCAGGCGTCCCTGCTCTCCGGGCTCGCGGGCGCCGACGCCGCAGGGGACCGCGAGGGCTTCCTACGGATGCTGCGCCGGGCCTGCCTGGTGGTGACCGCGCTCTCCTGCCTGGGCGGCGTACCGGCCGTCCTGGCGGGCCCCTGGCTGATCCGGCTGCTCTTCGCGGCTCCGGAGGTCCTGACCCGCGCCGACTTCCTGTGGCTCGTCCTCGGCACGCTCTGCTACCTGCTCGCGCAGGTGCTCGGCCAGGCGCTCATGGTCCAGCACCGCCACCGCGCCCAGCTCGCGGGCTGGCTCACCGGCACCGCCGTGCTGGTCGCCGTCACCCTGCTGCCCGGCGACATCGCACTGCGGGCCGTCGCCTCCTTCGCGGCGGGAACGGCCGCCACGGCCCTCGTCATGCTGTGGACGCTCGTCCGTCGCCGGGGCGACCGTGACGTCCCGTCCGACCGGCCCGGCGAACTGCTCGGGAGCGCGACCCGCTGA
- a CDS encoding 2-polyprenyl-6-hydroxyphenyl methylase/3-demethylubiquinone-9 3-methyltransferase, giving the protein MGITAAVRRRLGKYEVPAAELYRSVFIDLDSLGITLLSLASPGRILEIGCGDGAVAERLVGALPEVQYLGIDVMDSPGRLFRGDRGRAEFRSVYSHDLRAEKPELFDLVLVVDVLHHVPPAQRDALLRDAEALLAPGGTLVVKEWERRSDIAHLMAYTADKYVSGDKNVVFGDRDQLLDIVTRALPGMSIVCETRVPPKKNNILFALRRTEG; this is encoded by the coding sequence ATGGGAATCACCGCAGCAGTCCGCCGCCGCCTGGGCAAGTACGAAGTCCCCGCTGCGGAGCTCTACCGGTCGGTGTTCATCGATCTCGACAGCCTCGGCATCACCCTGCTCAGCCTCGCCAGCCCCGGGCGCATCCTGGAGATCGGCTGCGGCGACGGCGCCGTGGCCGAGCGCCTGGTCGGCGCGCTGCCCGAGGTGCAGTACCTCGGCATCGACGTCATGGACAGCCCCGGCCGGCTGTTCCGCGGCGACCGCGGCCGGGCCGAGTTCCGCTCGGTCTACTCGCACGACCTGCGGGCCGAGAAGCCGGAGCTCTTCGACCTCGTCCTGGTGGTCGACGTCCTGCACCACGTGCCGCCGGCGCAGCGCGACGCCCTGCTGCGCGACGCGGAGGCGCTGCTCGCCCCCGGCGGCACGCTCGTCGTGAAGGAGTGGGAGCGCCGGTCGGACATCGCGCACCTGATGGCCTACACCGCCGACAAGTACGTCTCCGGCGACAAGAACGTCGTGTTCGGCGACCGCGACCAGCTGCTGGACATCGTCACCCGCGCGCTGCCCGGCATGTCGATCGTCTGCGAGACCCGCGTCCCCCCGAAGAAGAACAACATCCTCTTCGCGCTGCGCCGTACCGAGGGCTGA
- a CDS encoding RNA polymerase sigma-70 factor (sigma-E family), whose protein sequence is MHAEQALHDYVVARRTALFRSAILLCGDRDEADDLVQSTLLKVILGWRRLDRIESVDGYARKTLVNTFIASRRRFWRREQAFGDLPESPGPMHDADTAVAVRAALAALRPKQRAVLVLRYWEDLSVADTADLLGMPESTVRSHTARGLAALRGLVPPDVRELQGDPR, encoded by the coding sequence GTGCACGCCGAGCAGGCCCTGCACGACTACGTCGTCGCCCGTAGGACGGCGCTGTTCCGCAGTGCGATCCTGCTGTGCGGCGACCGCGACGAGGCCGACGACCTCGTCCAGTCGACCCTGCTGAAGGTGATCCTCGGCTGGCGCCGGCTCGACCGCATCGAGAGCGTCGACGGCTATGCCCGCAAGACCCTGGTGAACACCTTCATCGCCTCCCGCCGCCGCTTCTGGCGGCGCGAGCAGGCGTTCGGCGACCTGCCGGAGTCACCGGGGCCGATGCACGACGCGGACACCGCCGTCGCCGTCCGGGCCGCGCTGGCCGCACTCCGGCCCAAGCAGCGCGCCGTGCTCGTCCTGCGTTACTGGGAGGACCTGAGCGTCGCCGACACCGCCGACCTGCTCGGCATGCCGGAGAGCACCGTGCGGAGCCACACCGCCCGGGGACTCGCGGCGCTGCGCGGGCTCGTCCCCCCGGACGTCCGAGAGCTCCAGGGAGACCCGAGGTGA
- a CDS encoding SSU ribosomal protein S10P — MAGQKIRIRLKAYDHEVIDSSAKKIVETVIRTGAQVAGPVPLPTEKNVYCVIRSPHKYKDSREHFEMRTHKRLIDILDPTPKTVDSLMRLDLPAGVDIEIKL, encoded by the coding sequence ATGGCGGGACAGAAGATCCGCATCCGGCTCAAGGCCTACGACCACGAGGTCATCGACTCCTCGGCGAAGAAGATCGTCGAGACGGTGATTCGTACTGGTGCGCAGGTCGCGGGCCCGGTGCCGCTGCCCACTGAGAAGAACGTGTACTGCGTCATCCGCTCGCCGCACAAGTACAAGGACTCGCGCGAGCACTTCGAGATGCGTACTCACAAGCGTCTGATCGACATCCTCGACCCCACGCCGAAGACGGTTGACTCGCTCATGCGTCTCGACCTGCCGGCCGGTGTCGACATCGAGATCAAGCTCTGA
- a CDS encoding LSU ribosomal protein L3P, whose amino-acid sequence MAKQIKGILGEKLGMTQVWDENNRVVPVTVVKAGPNVVTQVHTADSPAGYDAVQIGFGEIDPRKVNKPLAGHFAKAGVTPRRHLVELRTSDASEYTLGQEITAELFEAGVKVDVTGTSKGKGFAGVMKRHNFKGLGAGHGTQRKHRSPGSIGGCATPGRVFKGLRMAGRMGHERVTTQNLTVHAVDAEKGLLLIKGAVPGPNGGLVLVRTAAKGL is encoded by the coding sequence ATGGCTAAGCAGATTAAGGGCATCCTGGGCGAGAAGCTCGGCATGACCCAGGTCTGGGACGAGAACAACCGGGTCGTCCCGGTGACCGTCGTCAAGGCCGGGCCGAATGTCGTGACCCAGGTCCACACCGCCGACAGCCCGGCCGGCTACGACGCCGTCCAGATCGGCTTCGGCGAGATCGACCCCCGCAAGGTGAACAAGCCCCTCGCGGGCCACTTCGCCAAGGCCGGTGTCACCCCGCGCCGCCACCTGGTCGAGCTGCGTACCTCGGACGCGTCCGAGTACACCCTGGGCCAGGAGATCACCGCCGAGCTGTTCGAGGCGGGTGTCAAGGTCGACGTGACCGGCACCTCCAAGGGCAAGGGCTTCGCCGGTGTCATGAAGCGTCACAACTTCAAGGGCCTCGGCGCCGGTCACGGCACCCAGCGCAAGCACCGTTCGCCCGGTTCCATCGGTGGCTGCGCCACCCCGGGCCGCGTGTTCAAGGGCCTGCGCATGGCTGGTCGGATGGGCCACGAGCGTGTGACCACCCAGAACCTGACCGTGCACGCGGTCGACGCGGAGAAGGGCCTGCTGCTCATCAAGGGCGCTGTCCCCGGCCCGAACGGCGGCCTCGTCCTCGTCCGCACCGCGGCGAAGGGGCTGTGA
- a CDS encoding large subunit ribosomal protein L4, with protein MTTIDILSPAGDKAGSVELPAEIFDAKVSIPLMHQVVVAQLAAARQGTHKVKRRGEVRGGGKKPYRQKGTGRARQGSTRAPQFAGGGVVHGPVPRDYSQRTPKKMIVAALRGALTDRARHERIHVITAVTATDAPSTKAAKSLFGKISERKNVLLVVEREDELGLKSARNLPNVHILDAGQLNTYDVLVSDDVVFTQAAFERFVAGPVASAKAVAAEGELEGSAA; from the coding sequence ATGACCACCATTGACATCCTGTCGCCGGCCGGCGACAAGGCCGGCAGCGTCGAGCTGCCCGCCGAGATCTTCGACGCCAAGGTCAGCATCCCGCTGATGCACCAGGTCGTCGTCGCGCAGCTCGCCGCTGCCCGCCAGGGCACGCACAAGGTGAAGCGCCGCGGCGAGGTCCGTGGTGGCGGCAAGAAGCCGTACCGCCAGAAGGGCACCGGCCGCGCCCGTCAGGGCTCGACCCGTGCGCCGCAGTTCGCCGGCGGTGGCGTCGTGCACGGCCCCGTGCCGCGCGACTACTCGCAGCGGACCCCGAAGAAGATGATCGTCGCCGCCCTCCGCGGTGCGCTCACCGACCGGGCCCGCCACGAGCGCATCCACGTCATCACCGCGGTGACCGCGACCGATGCGCCGTCGACCAAGGCCGCCAAGAGCCTGTTCGGCAAGATCTCCGAGCGCAAGAACGTCCTCCTGGTCGTCGAGCGCGAGGACGAGCTGGGCCTCAAGTCCGCTCGCAACCTGCCGAACGTGCACATCCTGGACGCCGGCCAGCTGAACACCTACGACGTGCTCGTCTCCGACGATGTGGTCTTCACCCAGGCCGCCTTCGAGCGTTTCGTGGCCGGTCCGGTCGCGTCCGCCAAGGCTGTTGCTGCTGAGGGCGAGCTCGAAGGGAGCGCCGCCTGA